In a genomic window of Gadus macrocephalus chromosome 9, ASM3116895v1:
- the tmem263 gene encoding transmembrane protein 263 isoform X1, translating to MRPAAMNPQEKGAGEGPPCLKDETTAGDPQKDHPPTQPSLLGRVTGGLFGATKGAFGATMGGVLWIGGKSLDITKTTVSSLAAVPVMGAGLVKGGVCAVAGGVSAVGSAVASRVPIGGGGGKKKDKSD from the exons ATGAGACCAGCAG CGATGAACCCTCAAGAGAAGGGAGCAGGGGAAGGTCCTCCATGCCTTAAGGATGAGACTACAGCTGGAG ACCCTCAGAAGGATCATCCCCCCACACAGCCCAGCCTCCTGGGCAGGGTGACGGGGGGCCTGTTCGGTGCCACCAAGGGGGCGTTTGGGGCCACCATGGGCGGTGTGCTGTGGATCGGGGGGAAGAGCCTGGACATCACCAAGACGACGGTCAGCTCTCTGGCTGCGGTGCCCGTCATGGGAGCAGGCCTGGTGAAGGGAGGCGTCTGTGCCGTGGCTGGAGGCGTGTCTGCAGTGGGTTCGGCGGTGGCCTCCAGGGTTCccataggaggaggaggcggcaaGAAGAAGGACAAGTCTGACTGA
- the tmem263 gene encoding transmembrane protein 263 isoform X2, protein MNPQEKGAGEGPPCLKDETTAGDPQKDHPPTQPSLLGRVTGGLFGATKGAFGATMGGVLWIGGKSLDITKTTVSSLAAVPVMGAGLVKGGVCAVAGGVSAVGSAVASRVPIGGGGGKKKDKSD, encoded by the exons ATGAACCCTCAAGAGAAGGGAGCAGGGGAAGGTCCTCCATGCCTTAAGGATGAGACTACAGCTGGAG ACCCTCAGAAGGATCATCCCCCCACACAGCCCAGCCTCCTGGGCAGGGTGACGGGGGGCCTGTTCGGTGCCACCAAGGGGGCGTTTGGGGCCACCATGGGCGGTGTGCTGTGGATCGGGGGGAAGAGCCTGGACATCACCAAGACGACGGTCAGCTCTCTGGCTGCGGTGCCCGTCATGGGAGCAGGCCTGGTGAAGGGAGGCGTCTGTGCCGTGGCTGGAGGCGTGTCTGCAGTGGGTTCGGCGGTGGCCTCCAGGGTTCccataggaggaggaggcggcaaGAAGAAGGACAAGTCTGACTGA
- the LOC132464854 gene encoding zona pellucida sperm-binding protein 4-like isoform X1: MVGHSSVPLSVALVLLGCYAGNLVVAQKGAQHPQPSWPAYPPPQDHQPPKTPSWPAHPPPQDHQPPKTPSWPAHPPPQDHQPPKTPSWPAHPPQHDYQPPKTPSWPAHPPPQHQQPPKAPEYPKQPPWPAHRPPMKHSQVEFDAAGKGQHLQNPGQVMSPNPQSCEVDIPLRVPCGGPEISPAACMEIHCCSDINGCYYGKAVTVQCTKDASFIVVAARDATLPNIDLESISLMSSEPDCTHVDFNSLFAIYHFPVTSCGSVVMEVQGSIIYENRLFSTYELGVGPLGSITRDSYYEVRFRCIYRGVSVETLMTQTMNLAGPVAIAPVIGPIQVELRLGNGVCTTKGCRAVDVAYDSYYVDSDYPVTKVLRDPVYIEVRLLNMMDPRLILTLGRCWTTTQLNPHSLPQWDILIEGCPNQGDRYLSTLIPIGLSSGLPFPSHYKRFIFQMFTFVDQDMSPLKEQVYIHCSTEVCTPGQGEQCDSRCGGRKKKRDVAATAVAKEPRMVMTVGPLLMGRVEEAHQVP; the protein is encoded by the exons ATGGTGGGACATTCAAGTGTACCCTTAAGTGTGGCACTAGTGCTGCTGGGTTGCTATGCTGGAAACTTGGTGGTAGCTCAGAAGGGTGCTCAGCACCCTCAGCCATCCTGGCCGGCATATCCACCTCCACAAGACCATCAGCCACCAAAGACACCATCCTGGCCGGCACATCCGCCTCCACAAGACCATCAGCCACCAAAGACACCATCCTGGCCGGCACATCCGCCTCCACAAGACCATCAGCCACCAAAGACACCATCCTGGCCGGCACATCCGCCTCAACATGACTATCAGCCACCAAAGACACCATCCTGGCCGGCACATCCGCCTCCACAGCACCAGCAGCCACCAAAGGCACCAGAATATCCAAAGCAACCACCCTGGCCAGCACACCGACCCCCAATGAAGCACTCTCAGGTTGAGTTTGATGCCGCTGGTAAAGGGCAACATTTGCAGAATCCAGGACAAGTAATGTCTCCTAATCCCCAAAGCTGTGAGGTGGACATACCCCTGAGGGTTCCCTGCGGAGGGCCTGAAATATCACCCGCTGCTTGTATGGAGATCCATTGCTGCTCTGACATAAACGGATGCTACTATGGAAAAGCAG TGACCGTCCAGTGCACCAAGGATGCCAGCTTCATTGTAGTCGCTGCCCGGGATGCCACTCTTCCCAACATCGACCTGGAGTCCATTTCTCTGATGAGCTCAGAGCCTGATTGCACTCATGTTGACTTTAATTCACTCTTTGCAATCTACCACTTTCCTGTAACTTCCTGTGGCTCCGTTGTTATG GAAGTCCAAGGATCTATAATCTATGAGAACAGGTTGTTTTCCACCTACGAATTGGGTGTCGGACCCTTGGGAAGCATCACCAGGGACAGCTACTATGA agtGCGCTTCCGGTGTATATACCGTGGGGTTTCTGTGGAAACACTGATGACTCAAACAATGAACCTGGCAGGGCCTGTAGCCATAGCTCCTGTGATTGGTCCCATTCAAGTGGAGCTAAGATTGGGAAATGGAGTATGCACGACGAAGGGCTGTCGTGCAG TGGATGTTGCATATGACTCATACTACGTGGATTCAGACTATCCTGTTACCAAAGTGTTGAGGGATCCAGTTTATATAGAAGTGCGTCTCCTGAACATGATGGATCCTAGGCTTATTCTGACTCTGGGTCGCTGCTGGACCACCACCCAACTCAACCCACACAGCCTGCCCCAGTGGGACATCCTCATTGAAGG ATGTCCGAACCAGGGCGACCGTTACCTGTCCACTCTGATTCCTATCGGTCTTTCATCTGGCCTGCCGTTCCCAAGTCACTACAAGCGTTTCATTTTCCAGATGTTTACCTTTGTGGATCAGGACATGAGCccccttaaggagcag GTTTATATCCATTGCAGCACTGAAGTGTGCACACCTGGACAAGGCGAACAATGTGATTCCAGATGTGGTGGCAGAAAAA AAAAGAGGGACGTTGCTGCGACCGCTGTGGCGAAGGAGCCCAGGATGGTGATGACCGTTGGGCCGCTGCTGATGGGTCGGGTAGAGGAGGCCCATCAGGTCCCATAA
- the LOC132464854 gene encoding zona pellucida sperm-binding protein 1-like isoform X2 produces MSSEPDCTHVDFNSLFAIYHFPVTSCGSVVMEVQGSIIYENRLFSTYELGVGPLGSITRDSYYEVRFRCIYRGVSVETLMTQTMNLAGPVAIAPVIGPIQVELRLGNGVCTTKGCRAVDVAYDSYYVDSDYPVTKVLRDPVYIEVRLLNMMDPRLILTLGRCWTTTQLNPHSLPQWDILIEGCPNQGDRYLSTLIPIGLSSGLPFPSHYKRFIFQMFTFVDQDMSPLKEQVYIHCSTEVCTPGQGEQCDSRCGGRKKKRDVAATAVAKEPRMVMTVGPLLMGRVEEAHQVP; encoded by the exons ATGAGCTCAGAGCCTGATTGCACTCATGTTGACTTTAATTCACTCTTTGCAATCTACCACTTTCCTGTAACTTCCTGTGGCTCCGTTGTTATG GAAGTCCAAGGATCTATAATCTATGAGAACAGGTTGTTTTCCACCTACGAATTGGGTGTCGGACCCTTGGGAAGCATCACCAGGGACAGCTACTATGA agtGCGCTTCCGGTGTATATACCGTGGGGTTTCTGTGGAAACACTGATGACTCAAACAATGAACCTGGCAGGGCCTGTAGCCATAGCTCCTGTGATTGGTCCCATTCAAGTGGAGCTAAGATTGGGAAATGGAGTATGCACGACGAAGGGCTGTCGTGCAG TGGATGTTGCATATGACTCATACTACGTGGATTCAGACTATCCTGTTACCAAAGTGTTGAGGGATCCAGTTTATATAGAAGTGCGTCTCCTGAACATGATGGATCCTAGGCTTATTCTGACTCTGGGTCGCTGCTGGACCACCACCCAACTCAACCCACACAGCCTGCCCCAGTGGGACATCCTCATTGAAGG ATGTCCGAACCAGGGCGACCGTTACCTGTCCACTCTGATTCCTATCGGTCTTTCATCTGGCCTGCCGTTCCCAAGTCACTACAAGCGTTTCATTTTCCAGATGTTTACCTTTGTGGATCAGGACATGAGCccccttaaggagcag GTTTATATCCATTGCAGCACTGAAGTGTGCACACCTGGACAAGGCGAACAATGTGATTCCAGATGTGGTGGCAGAAAAA AAAAGAGGGACGTTGCTGCGACCGCTGTGGCGAAGGAGCCCAGGATGGTGATGACCGTTGGGCCGCTGCTGATGGGTCGGGTAGAGGAGGCCCATCAGGTCCCATAA